Sequence from the Microbacterium dextranolyticum genome:
AGCTGGTCGATGAGGTGCCGGATGGATCGACCGAGCCGGTCGAGTCGCCAGACGACGAGAGTGTCGCCGGGGCGGAGCTGGTCGAGGAGCTTGTCGAGCTCGGGCCGGTGTTGCAGCGACCCGGACATGGTGTCGACGAACACGCGGTAGCAGCCGGCGGCGCCCAGCGCGTCGATCTGTAGCGACGCGTCCTGGTCGGTGGTGGACACGCGCGCGTACCCGAGGAGGTGACCCATGGAGAGAACGTAGCGAAACTCGACCAGGAGGGGTAGTGGCGGCACGTAGATTCCGGGATTGGGTTCCGTTACAAGACACGCCGCCTCACACGCTGCCGAACCGTCGGCACGGGCAGTTGTAGCGGAGTCGTTCGTATTTGCTACAGCCGGTGAGTCAGCGCCGCGAGCCGGAGCGCTCGGACGGAACGTCGTTGTTGTTCCGCGCGATGGCGGCCGTTGGCCGGAGAGGGGTGTGGTGCCGCGATGACGGGTACGAGTCGGGGGTGCTCGTCCAGGGTGAGGTGCCGCATGACTCCGTCGAGGGCGGCGGTACCGTACGTGACGATGGCATCGAGCACGGGGAGCACCTTGAGCAGAGTTTCGAGGGCGTGTCGCCCCTCGTCGATGTCCACAGGTCGGACGCGGCCGAGAATCTCCCACGGGATGAGGTTCCAGCGGAGGTAGTCGTTGCGTGCGAGTCCGGACTCGATGCGGGCTGCGCGGAACGCGGCCGCGGTCGGGCCCGGGTTGTCCTCGCTGCAGATCGCCGTGTGCGCTGCGGCGATCGTCTGGGGGCCGGGCGACTGCATGAGGACCAGGACGCGGCTGGATGTGCCGCCGGATCTCGGGTCGAAGTTCGGGACGAACCGCCGTGAACCGTCGGGTGCGGTGCGCCATGCCTCGGCGAGGGCGTTCAGGGATCGAACGTCCGCGACCTCGTCCGCGAGTTCGTCGGGGGTGCTCATGCCGGCTGTGGTGGTGCGAGGAGTGTGCCGCGGATGACGGAGCCGTGGAAGGTGCGGACGGCAACGGTGATCCACGCGGCGACGAGGCCCACGTAGTAGACGACTGCGAGGACGGCGACGACGGTGAGTCCGGAGTGCAGGGCCAGGCCGTTCAGGCCGGTGACGCAGGTGCCGACGGGGAACGTGAATGACCACCAGGTCAGGCTGAACGGCAGGTGTTCGCGGGCGGTGCGGATGGTGATGGCGAGGGCGATGACGGTCCACAGCAGCGCGAAGCCGAGCATCGCGAACCCGTACACCAGCGCCACGACCAGCAGTGCGTGGGCGGTCGACGCGTCGACGACGGCGGGGGCGTTCGATGCGAGGAGGTTTACCGCGGTGATGGACTGTCCGACCGGTCCGAGGACGATCCACAGGGTCGGCACCATACCGGCGGCACCGACCTTGTGTTGCGCGAGCCGGTTCCAGATCAGGGCGATGACGACCAGCGACGTGATGAGGCTGAGGCCGAAGAAGCCGTAGCAGGACCACAGCAGCGTCTCCCGCGCCTGTCCGGCGGGGGCATAGGGCAGCAGGAGCGCACCGGTGGAGGCGGACACCATCGGCGGGACGATCGGCATCAGCCAGCCGCCGAACGCGGAGTCGGGCTTGTTCTCGTGGCGGGTGAACGCGAGGTACGGCACCAGGACCGCGGTGAGCAGGCCGCCGATGGTGCCGATGGTCCAGAGGACCCAGTCGATGGTGACGGCGGCGGGGAGGCCGATCCAGTCCTTGCCGAGGAGGATCGTGCCGGCGCCGACGGTGAGGAACGCCATGGGCGGTGCGCCGTAGAAGTGGGAAATCACCGGGTTGAGGTGGTGCTTCGCTGCGGTGCTCCGGTAGCGGACCCAGTGCAGGACCGTCGCGATGGTGAGGGCGACGAGCAGGACCGCCGCGATCGCCCAGACGACCGTCGCCGCCGTGCGCAGACCGGGGAACTGCAGCGGTAACGACGCGGCCGCGACGGCGACGATCCCGGTCCCCATGATCGACGCGAACCAGTTCGGGGTCAGGTTCGACACGATCAGGCCGGGCCGCTCCAGCTCCCGGAACAGCCGCCGGTCGCGCACACCGTGCTCAGAGGCTGCGGGTGCGTGGGCGAGGTGAGCGGACATGCACCCATCGTGCGCGTGTGCCCCGTGGTTCGGGAACGGCGGACTCGTTGGCAGGGCACAATGGTTGCTTGTGGCACTGCGGCGGTTGACGGACCGGATCCTGGACCTCGACACCCTCGAGGTCCTCGTCCGCGTCGCGGAGACCGGGTCGTTGACCCGCGCGGCCGAGGTGTTGGGGGTGACACAGCAGGCGGTGTCTGCGCGCTTGCGTGCCGCGGAGCAGGCGACCGGTCAGCCGCTGGCGCACCGGACGGCATCCGGGACCGCGCTGACCGACGCCGGCCGGGTGGTGCTCGGTCTCGCCGTCCCGGTGTTGGAGGCCTCCCGGCGGCTTGAAGCAGGCGTCGCCGCGCTGCGGGAACCGGCGGGATCCCTCGTGATCGCAGCGTCGCAGACGATCGCCGAACTCCTGCTGCCCGGATGGCTGCTCACCCACCGTGCTGCCACGCCGGATGCGTCGGTGCGTTTGATCGCGGGGAACTCCGCCGACGTGACCGACCTCGTCCGTTCCGGCGCTGCCGACGTCGGGTTCACGGAGACTCCTGCTGCGCCGATTGGCCTCTCATCGTTGGTGGTCGATGAGGACGAACTCGTGGTCGTCGTCGCCCCGCACCATCCTTGGGCAAGCGCTTCGGCCATCACCTCGGATGACCTCGCGGAGACGCCCCTGCTGCTCCGTGAGGAAGGGTCCGGCACCCGCTCCACGGTCGAAGCGTGGCTCGACGACGCGGGTCTGACCCTGGTCCCGCCGGCTGCAGTGCTGGAAACGACTGGCATCATCCGCGCCAACGCTCGAGCGGGCATCGCGCCCGCGGTGATGAGTCTCCGCACCGTCGACACTGACCTCGAAGACGGTGCCCTCGTCCGGGCGCTACTGCTCGGCCCGCCACTGATCCGGCCGCTGCGAGCGATCTGGTCAGGCCGCCCGGGGCCCGCTGTGACGGCGTTCCTGGACACTGCTCGCAGCTCGAGTACCGGTGGTCAGATCAGTCCGTAGGGCAGCTCCGGGTGCTGCTCGGCGATCTCGGTGAGCCGGTTGTACTTCGCGACGCGTTCCCCGCGGCCGGGTGCGCCGGACTTGATCTGCCCGGTGCCGGTCCCGACAACGAGGTCCGCGATGAACGTGTCCGTGGTCTCCCCAGAACGGTGGGAGACCATGCTGGCCATCCCGATGCTCTTGGCGGTGGCGATC
This genomic interval carries:
- a CDS encoding uracil-DNA glycosylase family protein encodes the protein MSTPDELADEVADVRSLNALAEAWRTAPDGSRRFVPNFDPRSGGTSSRVLVLMQSPGPQTIAAAHTAICSEDNPGPTAAAFRAARIESGLARNDYLRWNLIPWEILGRVRPVDIDEGRHALETLLKVLPVLDAIVTYGTAALDGVMRHLTLDEHPRLVPVIAAPHPSPANGRHRAEQQRRSVRALRLAALTHRL
- a CDS encoding TDT family transporter produces the protein MSAHLAHAPAASEHGVRDRRLFRELERPGLIVSNLTPNWFASIMGTGIVAVAAASLPLQFPGLRTAATVVWAIAAVLLVALTIATVLHWVRYRSTAAKHHLNPVISHFYGAPPMAFLTVGAGTILLGKDWIGLPAAVTIDWVLWTIGTIGGLLTAVLVPYLAFTRHENKPDSAFGGWLMPIVPPMVSASTGALLLPYAPAGQARETLLWSCYGFFGLSLITSLVVIALIWNRLAQHKVGAAGMVPTLWIVLGPVGQSITAVNLLASNAPAVVDASTAHALLVVALVYGFAMLGFALLWTVIALAITIRTAREHLPFSLTWWSFTFPVGTCVTGLNGLALHSGLTVVAVLAVVYYVGLVAAWITVAVRTFHGSVIRGTLLAPPQPA
- a CDS encoding LysR family transcriptional regulator, whose protein sequence is MALRRLTDRILDLDTLEVLVRVAETGSLTRAAEVLGVTQQAVSARLRAAEQATGQPLAHRTASGTALTDAGRVVLGLAVPVLEASRRLEAGVAALREPAGSLVIAASQTIAELLLPGWLLTHRAATPDASVRLIAGNSADVTDLVRSGAADVGFTETPAAPIGLSSLVVDEDELVVVVAPHHPWASASAITSDDLAETPLLLREEGSGTRSTVEAWLDDAGLTLVPPAAVLETTGIIRANARAGIAPAVMSLRTVDTDLEDGALVRALLLGPPLIRPLRAIWSGRPGPAVTAFLDTARSSSTGGQISP